A genomic stretch from Aminobacter aminovorans includes:
- a CDS encoding cysteine synthase A yields the protein MRSVIDAIGNTPLIRLKRASEETGCEILGKAEFMNPGQSVKDRAGLFIIRDAEKRGLLRPGGVIVEGTAGNTGIGLTVVAKALGYRTVIVIPDTQSQEKKDALRLLGAELIEVPAVPYKNPNNYVKVSGRLAEQLAKTEPNGAIWANQFDNVANREGHIRTTAEEIWQQTGGKVDGFVSAVGTGGTLAGVAIGLKAKSAAVKIAIADPLGAALYSYYTSGELKAEGSSITEGIGQGRITANLEDFTPDFSYQIPDEEALPIVFGLIQEEGICVGGSTGINIAGAIRLARQLGPGHTIVTVLADFGTRYQSKLFNPDFLRSKSLPVPDWMETEPNISVPFEQVA from the coding sequence ATGCGCTCGGTGATCGATGCCATCGGCAATACGCCTCTCATCCGCCTCAAGCGGGCCTCGGAGGAAACCGGCTGCGAGATACTTGGCAAGGCCGAGTTCATGAACCCGGGGCAATCGGTCAAGGATCGCGCCGGTCTGTTCATCATTCGCGATGCGGAAAAGCGCGGTCTGCTGCGGCCAGGCGGGGTCATCGTCGAGGGTACGGCCGGCAATACGGGCATCGGCCTGACGGTTGTCGCCAAGGCGCTCGGCTACCGCACCGTCATCGTCATTCCCGACACGCAGAGCCAGGAGAAGAAGGACGCGCTGCGACTGCTCGGCGCCGAACTCATCGAAGTCCCGGCCGTTCCCTACAAGAACCCGAACAACTACGTGAAGGTTTCCGGTCGCCTGGCCGAGCAACTGGCGAAAACCGAGCCGAACGGCGCCATCTGGGCCAATCAGTTCGATAACGTCGCCAACCGCGAAGGCCATATCCGCACCACGGCCGAGGAAATCTGGCAGCAGACCGGCGGCAAGGTTGACGGTTTCGTTTCGGCCGTCGGCACCGGCGGCACGCTTGCGGGCGTAGCGATCGGGCTGAAGGCAAAGAGTGCTGCCGTGAAGATCGCAATCGCCGACCCTCTCGGGGCAGCACTCTACAGCTACTACACCTCGGGCGAATTGAAAGCCGAAGGCAGTTCGATCACCGAAGGCATCGGCCAGGGCCGGATCACCGCCAATCTGGAAGATTTCACACCGGATTTTTCGTACCAGATCCCCGACGAGGAAGCATTGCCGATCGTCTTCGGGCTGATCCAGGAAGAGGGTATCTGCGTTGGCGGCTCGACCGGCATCAACATTGCCGGCGCGATCCGGCTGGCACGACAGCTCGGCCCAGGGCACACCATCGTGACGGTCCTTGCTGATTTCGGCACGCGCTACCAGTCCAAGCTGTTCAATCCTGATTTCCTGCGTAGCAAGAGCCTGCCGGTGCCCGATTGGATGGAGACCGAGCCCAACATTTCGGTGCCGTTCGAGCAGGTGGCGTGA
- the sseA gene encoding 3-mercaptopyruvate sulfurtransferase, translated as MSDKSAFVIDADWLEKRLGTPGLSIVDASWYMPAQKRDPRAEYDAAHIPGAVFFDQDLVVDPDSALPHTLPSPSLFARFAGSMGISADDTIVIYDGPGFQTAPRVWWMFRIMGVFQVYILDGGFDRWKASGRPVTAEPTKTAPGVFHVDYDASKVVSLAEMRKIVASGSAQIADARSAGRFEGADPEPRAGLRSGHMPGARSVPSVTLSENGELLPLDRLKATLEAAGLDLSKPVVTSCGSGVTAAVITLALQSLGHGDVRLYDGSWTEWGGMSDTPVVTGKA; from the coding sequence ATGAGTGACAAGAGCGCTTTCGTCATCGATGCGGATTGGCTGGAAAAACGGCTGGGCACGCCCGGCTTGTCGATCGTCGACGCGTCCTGGTACATGCCGGCACAGAAACGCGACCCGCGCGCCGAATATGACGCCGCCCACATTCCCGGCGCCGTGTTCTTTGACCAGGACCTGGTCGTCGATCCGGACTCGGCCCTGCCGCACACGCTGCCCTCGCCGTCGCTGTTTGCCCGCTTCGCCGGCTCAATGGGCATTTCGGCCGACGATACCATCGTCATCTATGACGGTCCGGGCTTTCAGACAGCGCCACGCGTCTGGTGGATGTTCCGCATCATGGGCGTGTTTCAGGTCTACATTCTCGATGGCGGCTTCGACCGCTGGAAGGCGTCTGGGCGCCCGGTGACTGCCGAGCCAACCAAGACCGCGCCCGGCGTGTTCCACGTCGACTACGACGCATCGAAGGTCGTTTCGCTGGCCGAGATGCGCAAGATCGTTGCATCAGGCAGCGCCCAGATCGCCGATGCCCGTTCCGCCGGGCGGTTCGAGGGCGCCGATCCGGAGCCGCGCGCTGGCCTGCGTTCCGGCCACATGCCGGGCGCGCGCAGTGTGCCTTCGGTGACGCTGTCGGAGAATGGCGAGCTTCTGCCGCTCGACCGCCTGAAGGCAACGCTCGAGGCGGCGGGGCTCGATCTGTCGAAGCCTGTCGTCACTTCCTGCGGCTCGGGTGTTACCGCTGCTGTCATCACCCTTGCGCTGCAATCGCTCGGGCATGGCGACGTCAGGCTTTACGATGGTTCCTGGACCGAATGGGGCGGCATGTCCGACACGCCTGTTGTGACGGGGAAAGCGTGA
- a CDS encoding OmpA family protein produces MLNRRTLAAALIAVLAAPSLAAAQATTPSASQIERQLQAAPTMKLKPNQRVTVREFKRRPDLRRMAPSIDIQSINFAFGSAEVPYSQYGKVENIANALDRILRRDPDARVLIEGHTDAVGSFQSNQALSERRAASLKQTLVREFGIPRYALETVGYGEEFLLVPTQNENWRNRRVTLRRYDAFIR; encoded by the coding sequence ATGTTGAACCGCCGTACGCTAGCCGCCGCGCTGATCGCCGTGCTTGCTGCGCCTTCGCTCGCTGCCGCGCAGGCGACGACGCCGTCTGCGTCGCAGATCGAACGCCAGCTTCAGGCGGCGCCGACGATGAAGCTCAAGCCCAACCAGCGCGTCACCGTACGTGAATTCAAGCGCCGGCCCGACCTGCGCCGCATGGCCCCGTCGATCGATATCCAGTCGATCAACTTCGCCTTCGGCTCGGCCGAGGTGCCTTATTCGCAATATGGCAAGGTCGAGAACATCGCCAACGCGCTGGACCGCATCCTGCGCCGCGACCCCGATGCGCGCGTGCTGATCGAGGGCCATACCGATGCCGTCGGTTCGTTTCAGTCGAACCAGGCCTTGTCGGAGCGCCGCGCCGCCTCGCTGAAGCAGACCCTGGTGCGTGAGTTCGGCATCCCGCGCTATGCGCTGGAAACAGTCGGTTATGGCGAAGAATTCCTGCTGGTGCCGACCCAGAACGAGAACTGGCGCAACCGCCGCGTCACGCTGCGCCGCTACGACGCATTCATCCGCTAG
- a CDS encoding bifunctional 2',3'-cyclic-nucleotide 2'-phosphodiesterase/3'-nucleotidase, with the protein MSNVNQPVSRRSFLAGSAAAGALVMLHPFSARAQANQAHLRIMETTDLHVHVFPYDYYADKPNDTMGVARTASIIDAIRAEAANSILVDNGDFLQGNPMGDYMAYQRGMKDGDVHPIIKAMNTLGYDCSTLGNHEFNYGLDYMFKVLAGANFPVVCSNLTKGELAADATKDELFLKPYVILDKKVKDGSGAEHPIRIGLIGFVPPQVMTWDSRHLHGKAMTRDIVKAAQAWVPEIREQGADIVIALSHSGMGTPQAAENLENASILLAGVDGIDAIVTGHSHLDFPGPKFDKVEGLDNAKGTINGKPGVMGGFWGSHLGLIDLLLERDGNAWKVVSSTSEARPISKRVDKKVVPTVESKPAVEAAAKEEHEATLAYVRTPVGKTSAPLYSYFALVADDPSVQIVSQAQIWYIKDMLKDTEHKELPVLSAAAPFKSGGRGGPDYYTDVPAGAVAIKNVADLYLYPNTVQAVAVTGAQVKEWLEMSAGIFNKIEPGKADQVLINPDFPSYNFDVIDGVTYKIDLAQPPKYDPKGAVLEASSNRIVDLMFEGKPIDPAAKFVVASNNYRAGGGGNFPEINASKLVFEAPDTNRDVIVRYIVDQGTINPSADSNWSFAPVAGASVIFETGPKAKDHISEVKAVKIEPAGDGAEGFAKYRITL; encoded by the coding sequence ATGTCCAACGTGAATCAACCTGTTTCTCGTCGTTCTTTCCTAGCGGGATCGGCTGCAGCGGGTGCACTTGTGATGCTCCATCCCTTTTCGGCACGCGCCCAGGCAAATCAGGCGCATCTCCGCATCATGGAAACCACCGACCTGCACGTCCATGTGTTTCCCTATGACTACTATGCCGACAAGCCGAACGACACGATGGGCGTTGCACGCACGGCTTCGATCATCGACGCCATCCGCGCTGAAGCCGCCAACTCGATCCTGGTCGACAATGGCGATTTCCTGCAGGGCAATCCGATGGGCGACTACATGGCCTATCAGCGCGGCATGAAGGATGGCGACGTCCATCCAATCATCAAGGCGATGAACACGCTGGGCTATGATTGCTCGACGCTGGGCAACCACGAGTTCAACTATGGCCTCGACTACATGTTCAAGGTCCTCGCCGGCGCAAACTTCCCCGTCGTCTGCTCCAACCTGACAAAGGGCGAACTGGCGGCTGACGCGACCAAGGACGAGTTGTTCCTCAAGCCCTATGTGATCCTCGACAAGAAGGTGAAGGATGGCTCAGGCGCCGAGCATCCGATCCGCATCGGCCTGATCGGCTTCGTGCCGCCCCAGGTGATGACCTGGGATTCGCGCCATTTGCACGGCAAGGCGATGACCCGCGACATCGTCAAGGCAGCCCAGGCCTGGGTGCCTGAGATCCGCGAGCAGGGCGCCGACATCGTCATCGCGCTCTCGCACTCCGGCATGGGAACGCCGCAGGCCGCCGAAAATCTCGAAAACGCCTCCATCCTGCTTGCCGGCGTCGACGGTATCGATGCGATCGTCACCGGTCACAGCCATCTCGACTTTCCCGGACCGAAGTTCGACAAGGTGGAGGGCCTCGACAACGCCAAGGGTACGATCAACGGCAAGCCGGGTGTGATGGGCGGCTTCTGGGGCTCGCATCTCGGCCTGATCGACCTGTTGCTCGAGCGCGATGGCAATGCCTGGAAAGTGGTCAGCTCGACCAGCGAGGCGCGTCCGATCTCCAAGCGCGTCGACAAGAAGGTGGTGCCGACGGTGGAGAGCAAGCCCGCGGTCGAGGCAGCCGCGAAGGAGGAGCATGAAGCGACGCTCGCCTATGTGCGCACGCCCGTCGGCAAGACGTCGGCGCCGCTCTATTCCTATTTCGCGCTGGTTGCCGACGACCCCTCGGTCCAGATCGTGAGCCAGGCACAGATCTGGTACATCAAGGACATGCTCAAGGACACCGAGCATAAGGAGCTGCCGGTTCTCTCGGCCGCGGCTCCTTTCAAGTCGGGCGGGCGTGGCGGGCCGGACTACTACACCGACGTTCCGGCCGGCGCCGTCGCGATCAAGAACGTCGCCGACCTCTATCTTTACCCCAATACGGTGCAGGCGGTGGCGGTGACCGGCGCCCAGGTCAAGGAATGGCTGGAGATGTCGGCCGGCATCTTCAACAAGATTGAACCAGGCAAGGCCGACCAGGTGCTGATCAATCCCGACTTCCCGTCCTACAATTTCGACGTCATTGACGGCGTGACCTACAAGATCGATCTGGCGCAGCCGCCAAAATACGATCCGAAGGGTGCGGTACTGGAAGCGAGCTCCAATCGCATCGTCGATCTGATGTTCGAGGGCAAGCCTATCGATCCCGCAGCGAAATTCGTTGTTGCGTCGAACAACTACCGCGCTGGCGGCGGGGGCAACTTCCCCGAGATCAATGCGTCGAAGCTTGTCTTCGAGGCGCCCGACACCAACCGCGACGTGATCGTGCGCTACATCGTCGACCAGGGCACGATCAATCCGTCGGCCGATTCCAACTGGTCGTTTGCCCCGGTGGCGGGGGCCTCTGTGATTTTCGAAACCGGGCCCAAGGCCAAGGACCACATATCAGAGGTCAAGGCGGTCAAGATCGAGCCGGCGGGCGACGGTGCTGAGGGTTTCGCGAAGTATCGCATCACGCTTTGA
- the ald gene encoding alanine dehydrogenase: MRVGCPKEIKNHEYRVGLTPGSVREYVAHGHEVLVETGAGSGIGADDNAYRAAGAQIAKTAEEVFTRSDMIVKVKEPQPREWAQLRDGQILYTYLHLAPDLEQTKGLLGSGVTAVAYETVTDERGGLPLLAPMSEVAGRLAIQAGATALQKAHGGRGVLLGGVPGVLPGKVAVIGGGVVGLHAARMAAGLGADVSIIDRSIPRLRQLDDLFAGRVHTRYSTVEALEEECFSADLIIGAVLIPGAAAPKLVSREMLSGMKKGAVLVDVAIDQGGCFETSQATTHADPTYEVNGIIHYCVANMPGAVPVTSAHALNNATLHYGLALADRGLKALADEPHLRNGLNVHRGRITNRAVAEALGYEMTEAKSALAA; the protein is encoded by the coding sequence ATGCGCGTAGGTTGTCCCAAGGAAATCAAGAATCATGAGTACCGTGTCGGTCTGACGCCCGGTTCGGTTCGCGAATATGTCGCCCACGGCCACGAGGTCTTGGTCGAAACCGGCGCCGGCTCAGGAATTGGCGCCGACGACAATGCATATCGCGCCGCCGGTGCCCAGATAGCCAAAACCGCCGAGGAGGTCTTTACCCGCTCCGACATGATCGTGAAGGTCAAGGAACCGCAACCCAGGGAATGGGCACAACTGCGCGACGGCCAGATCCTCTATACATATCTGCATCTTGCACCCGATCTGGAACAGACCAAGGGATTGCTTGGCTCTGGCGTCACCGCAGTCGCCTATGAGACGGTGACCGATGAGCGCGGCGGGCTGCCGCTGCTGGCGCCGATGTCCGAGGTTGCCGGGCGCCTGGCAATCCAGGCGGGTGCGACGGCGCTGCAGAAGGCTCATGGCGGCCGCGGCGTGCTGCTCGGCGGCGTGCCGGGCGTGCTGCCGGGCAAGGTCGCGGTCATCGGCGGCGGCGTCGTCGGTCTGCATGCCGCACGGATGGCGGCCGGGCTCGGCGCCGACGTCAGCATCATCGACCGCTCGATTCCGCGCCTGCGCCAGCTCGACGATCTGTTCGCCGGCCGGGTCCACACGCGCTATTCGACGGTCGAGGCTCTAGAAGAAGAATGCTTCTCGGCCGACCTCATCATCGGTGCCGTGCTCATTCCAGGCGCTGCCGCGCCCAAGCTGGTCAGCCGCGAAATGCTGTCAGGCATGAAGAAGGGCGCGGTCCTTGTCGATGTCGCCATCGACCAGGGCGGTTGCTTCGAAACCTCGCAAGCCACCACTCATGCCGATCCGACCTACGAGGTCAACGGCATCATCCACTATTGCGTCGCCAACATGCCGGGAGCTGTGCCGGTCACGTCGGCGCACGCACTCAACAACGCCACGCTGCACTATGGCCTGGCGCTTGCCGACCGCGGCCTCAAGGCATTGGCCGATGAACCGCATCTGCGCAACGGCCTCAACGTCCACCGTGGCCGGATTACCAATCGCGCCGTCGCCGAAGCGCTCGGCTACGAGATGACCGAAGCCAAGTCGGCTCTGGCCGCCTGA
- a CDS encoding Lrp/AsnC family transcriptional regulator: MPLDRIDIAILDALQKDGRMPNAALAEKIGLSQSACSRRLDNLEKSGIISGYHARLSNVALGHQMTVIVHISLSGQFEKTLSDFEVAVKRCPNILSCHLMSGEYDYILRIAARDLPDYERIHKEWLSAMPHVTKINSSFALREIVDRTVMGIRPDLL, translated from the coding sequence ATGCCGTTGGACAGGATCGATATCGCCATTCTGGACGCACTTCAGAAGGATGGGCGGATGCCCAACGCGGCGTTGGCCGAAAAGATCGGGCTGTCGCAGTCGGCGTGCTCGCGGCGCCTCGACAATCTCGAGAAGTCGGGCATCATCAGTGGCTATCACGCCCGTCTCTCGAATGTCGCGCTCGGTCACCAGATGACGGTGATCGTCCACATTTCGCTGTCGGGGCAATTCGAGAAGACGCTTTCGGATTTCGAGGTCGCGGTGAAGCGTTGTCCCAACATCCTGTCATGCCATCTGATGTCGGGTGAGTATGATTACATCCTTCGCATCGCGGCCCGCGATCTGCCCGACTACGAGCGCATCCACAAGGAGTGGCTGTCGGCGATGCCGCATGTCACCAAGATCAATTCATCCTTCGCCCTGCGCGAGATCGTCGATCGCACCGTTATGGGAATAAGGCCGGATCTGCTCTGA
- a CDS encoding GNAT family N-acetyltransferase yields the protein MAVDRSENIEVTVTFLEMHVPPAYRPPLPVNRQIALLRTREIPLHFYRYLADRVGRKWHWVNSLRLNDEELAAGLHREDRDIRVLYLDGAPAGFMDIKPHLPDEVELAYFGMMEHATGQGIGRWFLGAAIGAAWSYRPQKVTVQTCTLDHPAALPLYQKMGFTPVAQKTETVRTMTFAERSASVMRP from the coding sequence ATGGCCGTCGACCGCAGCGAGAACATCGAGGTGACGGTCACCTTTCTGGAAATGCATGTCCCGCCGGCTTACAGGCCGCCGCTGCCGGTCAATCGCCAGATCGCTCTCCTCAGGACGCGCGAGATCCCGCTGCATTTCTACCGCTACCTTGCCGACCGGGTTGGTCGCAAATGGCATTGGGTCAACAGTCTGAGGCTCAATGACGAAGAACTTGCCGCCGGTCTGCATCGCGAGGACCGCGACATCCGGGTGCTTTATCTCGATGGCGCGCCGGCGGGCTTCATGGACATCAAGCCGCATTTGCCCGACGAGGTCGAACTCGCCTATTTCGGCATGATGGAGCACGCCACCGGGCAAGGTATTGGCCGCTGGTTCCTGGGGGCTGCGATCGGAGCAGCGTGGTCCTACAGGCCACAAAAGGTGACGGTGCAGACCTGCACGCTCGACCATCCCGCAGCCCTGCCGCTGTACCAGAAAATGGGTTTCACGCCGGTCGCGCAGAAAACCGAGACAGTTCGGACGATGACCTTCGCCGAACGTTCGGCAAGCGTGATGCGGCCGTGA
- the dapB gene encoding 4-hydroxy-tetrahydrodipicolinate reductase, whose translation MTIRVVMAGATGWVGKALVPAIQGQNDMRLVGAVARRAAGHDVGVATGGQPSGQMISASLGEALAAPCDVVVDYTKPVAVRDHAMLAISRGCHVVIGTSGLRAADYREINAASRANGVGVVAAGNYSITATLMKRFALMAAQYVPDVEIIDYASARKADAPSGTALELAETLSEIRGAPTALPTSEIYGHPEARGATLGEGTAVQVHSLRLPSYQLSCEAVFGLPEERLTIRHDAGTSAVPYVAGTLLAVRRVREFTGLVRVLDALMDETLSV comes from the coding sequence ATGACGATCAGAGTGGTGATGGCCGGCGCCACCGGCTGGGTTGGCAAGGCGCTTGTACCGGCAATTCAGGGGCAGAACGACATGCGGCTCGTCGGTGCGGTCGCGCGCAGAGCTGCCGGCCATGACGTCGGTGTGGCAACGGGTGGCCAGCCGAGCGGCCAGATGATCAGTGCCTCTCTTGGCGAGGCCTTGGCGGCACCCTGCGACGTGGTCGTCGACTACACTAAACCGGTAGCCGTCAGGGATCATGCCATGCTCGCCATATCGCGCGGCTGCCACGTCGTCATCGGCACATCAGGACTGAGGGCTGCCGACTACCGCGAGATCAATGCGGCGTCCCGCGCCAATGGCGTCGGCGTCGTTGCCGCCGGGAACTATTCCATCACGGCTACCTTGATGAAGAGGTTTGCGCTGATGGCGGCGCAATATGTGCCCGACGTCGAAATCATCGACTATGCCAGTGCGAGAAAGGCCGATGCGCCCTCGGGCACCGCGCTCGAGTTGGCCGAAACGCTGTCCGAGATTCGCGGCGCACCGACTGCCTTGCCGACCTCCGAGATTTACGGCCATCCGGAGGCCCGCGGCGCGACGCTGGGCGAGGGCACGGCAGTGCAGGTCCATTCGCTGCGCCTGCCTTCCTATCAACTGTCCTGCGAAGCCGTTTTCGGTCTGCCTGAGGAGCGGCTGACCATCCGCCACGATGCCGGCACTTCGGCAGTGCCTTACGTCGCCGGCACCCTGCTTGCCGTTCGCCGGGTGCGCGAATTCACCGGCCTGGTCAGGGTGCTCGACGCGCTGATGGACGAAACGCTGTCTGTTTAG
- a CDS encoding DUF1203 domain-containing protein: MSIIFHGLPTEAVRALQQGGADAYGMKPERRVSDGDGVPCRHCLTNVAAGKGYLILAYRPFPAVQPYAETGPIFLHAEECPRAPEAAELPELFTRTRDYILRGYSADDRIVYGTGAVTPTPEIRERAETLLQRPDVAYVHMRSAKNNCYQCRIELDQAGKSSGAAI, from the coding sequence ATGAGCATCATTTTCCATGGCCTGCCCACAGAGGCGGTGCGGGCACTCCAGCAGGGCGGCGCCGACGCCTATGGCATGAAGCCAGAGCGCAGGGTCTCCGATGGCGACGGCGTGCCGTGCCGTCATTGTCTGACCAATGTCGCTGCCGGAAAGGGTTATCTCATTCTTGCCTACAGGCCGTTTCCGGCAGTTCAGCCTTATGCCGAAACCGGGCCGATCTTTCTGCATGCCGAAGAATGCCCGCGCGCGCCAGAAGCGGCAGAATTGCCTGAACTGTTCACCCGGACCAGGGACTACATCCTGCGCGGCTACAGCGCCGACGATCGTATCGTCTATGGCACGGGGGCGGTGACGCCGACGCCCGAAATCCGTGAGCGCGCCGAAACGCTGCTCCAGCGGCCTGACGTGGCTTACGTGCACATGCGCTCGGCAAAGAACAATTGCTACCAGTGCCGGATCGAACTGGACCAAGCCGGCAAATCGAGTGGCGCTGCTATCTGA
- a CDS encoding alanyl-tRNA editing protein, translating into MAFSTEAVFRDDSYLRETEANVVGINERGGIILDRTIFYATSGGQPGDTGILVRADGSRIAVAATITGESKDEIIHVPALEQAVPDVGERLRLAIDWPRRLLLMRMHAACHLLTVVCPYPITGASVGEDDSRVDFDIPDAGFTKEDVTARLMELVRANHPIYASWISDAELAANPTLVKSKNVRPPSGTGKIRLVCIGENASIDSQPCGGTHVASTAEIGEIHIGKIEKKGRENRRFRIRFGAMPAN; encoded by the coding sequence ATGGCATTTTCGACCGAGGCGGTCTTTCGCGACGATTCCTATCTGCGCGAGACCGAGGCCAATGTCGTCGGCATCAACGAACGCGGCGGCATCATTCTCGACCGGACGATCTTTTATGCCACTTCGGGCGGCCAGCCGGGCGACACCGGTATCCTGGTCCGCGCCGACGGCAGTCGCATTGCCGTTGCGGCCACGATCACAGGCGAAAGCAAGGACGAGATCATCCATGTGCCGGCGCTGGAACAGGCGGTACCCGACGTCGGCGAGCGCCTGAGACTGGCGATCGACTGGCCGCGCCGACTGCTTTTGATGCGCATGCACGCGGCCTGCCATCTGCTGACGGTGGTTTGTCCGTACCCCATCACCGGCGCGTCGGTCGGCGAGGACGATTCGCGCGTCGATTTCGACATTCCTGACGCAGGATTCACCAAGGAAGACGTGACGGCCAGGCTGATGGAGTTGGTCCGCGCCAACCATCCGATTTATGCGAGCTGGATTTCCGACGCCGAGCTTGCCGCCAATCCGACGCTGGTGAAGTCGAAAAACGTGCGCCCGCCATCCGGCACCGGCAAGATCAGGCTCGTCTGCATCGGCGAAAATGCCTCGATCGACAGCCAGCCCTGCGGCGGAACCCATGTCGCCAGCACCGCCGAAATCGGCGAGATCCATATCGGCAAGATCGAAAAGAAGGGGCGGGAGAACCGCCGCTTCCGCATCCGCTTCGGCGCGATGCCCGCCAACTGA
- a CDS encoding outer membrane protein, whose amino-acid sequence MTFGKTWQALLLGAVSAVAINSASFAADSVAEAPAAGFNWSGVYVGFGGGVGAVKHGLEIANPNGPERIGLPDLGGGGVFGEVTVGYDYMVSDRFLLGAFADGHFGNIGLSLEADGGFADATLNNTYGFDVAARAGYLLTPTTLGYVLGGYSWQQFKLDGSIVGTPFEFDESRSGYVLGVGLETVVSGNWTLKSEYRYANYGNDTVVDLGGTGLLNVAPTTHTFHVGANYRFGGQNGGGTSFAAPAYSWTGFYVGGALGAGAITDEINLGGGAASFNGIGGEGAFGELSVGYDHELNGNWVVGIMVDGRYSGMTTQLFDMSALGGPKYEGKADYGFDILARVGAKLNESTLAYVLGGYSWQHVKEEVSFGGLSETRDWSVGGFSVGGGLETAVTNNMSVNLEYRYSKYEGQDYDSGGMWETVPAFHTVRVGAKYKFN is encoded by the coding sequence ATGACATTTGGTAAGACTTGGCAGGCGCTGTTGCTTGGCGCTGTGTCGGCCGTTGCAATCAACTCGGCATCCTTTGCCGCTGATTCAGTGGCGGAAGCACCGGCGGCAGGCTTCAACTGGAGCGGTGTCTATGTCGGCTTCGGTGGCGGCGTCGGTGCCGTCAAGCATGGCCTGGAGATTGCAAATCCAAACGGTCCGGAGCGCATCGGCCTGCCCGACCTCGGTGGCGGCGGCGTCTTCGGTGAAGTGACGGTCGGCTACGACTACATGGTGTCGGACCGGTTCCTGCTCGGCGCATTTGCCGATGGCCATTTCGGCAATATCGGCCTTTCGCTCGAGGCTGATGGCGGTTTTGCCGACGCAACGCTCAACAACACCTACGGCTTCGATGTCGCCGCACGCGCCGGCTATCTTCTGACGCCGACGACGCTTGGCTATGTGCTCGGCGGTTACAGCTGGCAGCAGTTCAAGCTCGACGGCTCGATCGTCGGCACGCCTTTCGAGTTCGACGAAAGCCGAAGCGGCTATGTGCTCGGCGTCGGCCTTGAAACCGTGGTCAGCGGCAACTGGACCCTCAAGTCCGAATATCGCTACGCCAACTATGGCAATGACACTGTCGTCGACCTGGGCGGCACCGGCCTGCTCAACGTCGCGCCGACCACCCACACCTTCCATGTCGGCGCCAACTACCGCTTCGGCGGTCAGAATGGCGGCGGCACGTCATTCGCAGCACCCGCCTATAGCTGGACCGGCTTTTACGTCGGCGGCGCGCTCGGCGCAGGCGCCATTACCGACGAGATCAACCTTGGCGGCGGTGCGGCCTCGTTCAATGGTATCGGCGGCGAAGGCGCCTTCGGCGAGCTGAGCGTGGGCTACGACCACGAACTGAACGGCAACTGGGTCGTCGGCATCATGGTCGACGGTCGTTACTCCGGAATGACCACGCAGCTGTTCGACATGTCGGCTCTTGGCGGCCCCAAGTACGAAGGCAAGGCAGATTATGGTTTCGACATTCTGGCCCGTGTCGGTGCCAAGCTGAACGAGTCGACGCTTGCCTATGTGCTGGGCGGCTACAGCTGGCAGCATGTGAAGGAAGAAGTCAGCTTCGGCGGCCTGTCGGAAACCAGAGACTGGAGCGTCGGCGGCTTCTCGGTCGGTGGCGGTCTCGAAACGGCTGTCACCAACAACATGTCTGTCAACCTCGAGTATCGCTACTCGAAGTATGAAGGTCAGGACTATGACAGCGGCGGCATGTGGGAAACGGTTCCCGCCTTCCACACTGTCCGCGTGGGTGCGAAGTACAAGTTCAACTGA